The sequence AATATAATATCCATCAATGCTATTGCTAGCTTGTTACTGTAGTTGAAAGACATGCTTTATGCATAGCAAGCATGACGTGATAGTACAGTGGATTAATATAAATACCTCAGGCCTTTGGAATAAAAGCAAAATACACATTTTTGAATTTAAACAAAAACTGTTCAAATAGTAATTATCCTGATTGGCGGCAATAACAAAAAGTGTTCTTTGCATATAGTGATATAAGGCACAGTTTTAGCACTAATGTGTTAGCTAGATGTCCATACTGAAGGCAACGATCCGAACACAATCACGAGATAACCCCTTCAACGTCACAGGTTAGCACCTCATGTTTCTGTTCCTGTCCGAGCTGCCTGTGAAACTGGCCCTGCTTTTGAGCCCTCCAACAATGGATATTCTGGCCCAGGGTAATACTCTTGATGATTGGCAAGTGACTTAGCATGTTATTTGGCAATGACGTTACTCCAGAGTTGGACAGATTGAGCTCCTGTAGAGACACAAGTCCACTGAACACAGCTGGGCTCAGTGTTTTTAGCTTGGCATTGTTGGACAGGTCCAAGAGCTGAAGGTTCTGTAGGCCTCTGAAACAGTTGGgctggatgttaaagagctcagGAAGCCCACTGAGGGACAGGTAAACAAGGTCCTTGAGGTCCTCAAAAGCACCCTCCTCAATGCGGGAGATACTGTTCCCATCCAGGCTTAGGTCCCTCAGCAGGATGCCTTTTAGCTTGGGCACGGCCCTCAGCTGGTTGGCTGCTAGAGTCAGGCTCTGGACATGTAGTAAGGGGCTCCTAGAAGAACTCCAGGAGACCACTGTCAGCCGGTTGTGGGACAGATCCACGCTGATTGGCTCTCCGTGATCTTTAGTGATGAACATGTCCAGATCAAACTCTCGGAAGTGGTTGTGGCTGAGGTCCACCTCGGCCAGGGGGAGGCCAGAGAAGCAGCCCTCGTCCAGGCCCTCCAACGAGTTGTGGCTGAGGTCCAGAGACTCCAGGTAGCGCAGCCTGGACAAGGCCTTGGGACTGACCATGGAGATAAGGTTGTTGCTGAGGTCCAGGCTGACCAAGGTGGTATAGCCAGGCCCAGAGAGCATGTTGTCAGTCAGCAGGGACATGGAGTTGGAGGACAGGTCCAGGTGGGCCGTGTCCAGGGGGATGGAGATGGGGTTGGTGCTAGGGCCCACTCCCCTGCAGTCCACC comes from Salvelinus namaycush isolate Seneca chromosome 34, SaNama_1.0, whole genome shotgun sequence and encodes:
- the LOC120028879 gene encoding tsukushin-like isoform X2, with protein sequence MMAFLLCVSLWMLLAVHGQAGAVKNCHPGCHCEVESFGLFDSFSLTRVDCRGVGPSTNPISIPLDTAHLDLSSNSMSLLTDNMLSGPGYTTLVSLDLSNNLISMVSPKALSRLRYLESLDLSHNSLEGLDEGCFSGLPLAEVDLSHNHFREFDLDMFITKDHGEPISVDLSHNRLTVVSWSSSRSPLLHVQSLTLAANQLRAVPKLKGILLRDLSLDGNSISRIEEGAFEDLKDLVYLSLSGLPELFNIQPNCFRGLQNLQLLDLSNNAKLKTLSPAVFSGLVSLQELNLSNSGVTSLPNNMLSHLPIIKSITLGQNIHCWRAQKQGQFHRQLGQEQKHEVLTCDVEGVIS
- the LOC120028879 gene encoding tsukushin-like isoform X1 — protein: MVKSMMAFLLCVSLWMLLAVHGQAGAVKNCHPGCHCEVESFGLFDSFSLTRVDCRGVGPSTNPISIPLDTAHLDLSSNSMSLLTDNMLSGPGYTTLVSLDLSNNLISMVSPKALSRLRYLESLDLSHNSLEGLDEGCFSGLPLAEVDLSHNHFREFDLDMFITKDHGEPISVDLSHNRLTVVSWSSSRSPLLHVQSLTLAANQLRAVPKLKGILLRDLSLDGNSISRIEEGAFEDLKDLVYLSLSGLPELFNIQPNCFRGLQNLQLLDLSNNAKLKTLSPAVFSGLVSLQELNLSNSGVTSLPNNMLSHLPIIKSITLGQNIHCWRAQKQGQFHRQLGQEQKHEVLTCDVEGVIS